From Parasteatoda tepidariorum isolate YZ-2023 chromosome 1, CAS_Ptep_4.0, whole genome shotgun sequence, one genomic window encodes:
- the LOC107439732 gene encoding histone-lysine N-methyltransferase SETMAR-like, producing the protein MSVDKVHLRHCVLYEYEKGSNASVACKNLCAVFGKDIVNVRTCQRWFTKFRSGDLTLKESDLSGRPSKVDNDVLQSTLENNPHLTSPEIAEEFGIHHTTVGDHIKSLGFVLKQSVWVPHEITEKNLSDRVRMCSSHLIRHNVEPFLDRLVTGDEKWILYENIKRKKSYSKPGTSSATVPKPSIYQRKVMLCLWWGRKGPVYNELLKQGKTINADLYCNQLDKFNAAIKVKRPALAFREGIVFHHDNARPPTAMMTLQKLNALGWEILSHPPYSPNIAPSDYYLFRSLQSYLTGKIFKSFESVSNSVTDYFNSKDENFYKTGIHRLPERWQQVVTNNGAYIIDYY; encoded by the coding sequence atGTCAGTAGATAAAGTGCATTTACGACACTGCGTTTTATATGAATACGAAAAAGGAAGCAACGCATCGGTtgcatgtaaaaatttatgtgcGGTATTTGGAAAAGATATTGTAAATGTTCGTACTTGTCAAAGATGGTTTACCAAATTTCGTTCCGGGGATCTGACCCTCAAAGAAAGTGATCTATCTGGACGACCATCCAAGGTCGATAATGATGTTTTGCAATCCACGTTGGAAAATAATCCACATTTAACAAGTCCAGAAATTGCAGAAGAGTTTGGCATTCATCATACAACTGTTGGAGATCACATTAAATCTCTTGGGTTTGTGTTAAAGCAAAGTGTTTGGGTTCCACATGAAATAACGGAAAAGAATTTGTCTGATCGTGTAAGAATGTGTTCATCACATCTGATTAGACACAATGTGGAGCCGTTTTTGGACAGGCTGGTTACTGGAGATGAAAAGTGGATTCTTTACGAgaatattaagagaaaaaaatcttactcCAAACCAGGAACATCATCAGCAACAGTTCCAAAACCAAGTATCTATCAACGAAAAGTAATGCTTTGTTTGTGGTGGGGCAGGAAAGGTCCAGTGTACAACGAGTTGCTGAAACAGGGGAAAACCATCAACGCGGATCTGTACTGCAATCAGCTGGATAAATTTAATGCAGCTATCAAAGTAAAAAGGCCAGCATTGGCGTTCAGAGAAGGAATAGTGTTCCACCACGATAATGCTCGCCCGCCTACTGCAATGATGACACTACAAAAACTGAATGCGTTAGGATGGGAAATCCTTAGTCACCCACCGTATTCTCCTAACATTGCACCATCTGATTATTATCTGTTCAGATCTCTGCAAAGTTATCTAACGGGAAAAATATTCAAGTCTTTTGAAAGTGTTTCTAATTCAGTTACTGACTATTTTAACTCTAAGGACGAGAACTTCTACAAAACAGGAATTCACAGGTTACCTGAAAGATGGCAACAGGTTGTAACAAATAATGGAGCAtatataattgattattattaa